A window of the Desulfovibrio sp. Fe33 genome harbors these coding sequences:
- a CDS encoding queuosine precursor transporter, which yields MNETLWILFALVDLCMVLVVYRLFGRVGLFGLMVFNLLLCNIQVLKTVQLFGLTTTLGNVLYASVFLATDLLSEFYGKKEARKGVLLGFVTLVMMVGYMQIALYFQPAADDFAQPHLEALFGFLPRVALASMAAYLVSQLHDVWAFHAIRERTGEKYLWLRNNASTMLSQLLDSAIFCFIAFWGVFPMNVFMEILLSTYIIKVVVAAMDTPFIYLAKHLFQKEHTPQNA from the coding sequence ATGAACGAAACATTGTGGATACTGTTTGCATTGGTGGACCTGTGCATGGTCCTGGTGGTGTACCGCCTCTTCGGCCGGGTGGGATTGTTCGGACTCATGGTCTTCAACCTGCTCCTGTGCAACATCCAGGTGCTGAAAACCGTCCAGCTCTTCGGGCTGACCACCACGCTCGGCAACGTGCTCTACGCCAGCGTGTTCCTGGCAACGGACCTGCTCAGCGAATTTTACGGCAAGAAGGAAGCGCGCAAAGGCGTGTTGCTCGGCTTCGTCACCCTGGTGATGATGGTCGGCTACATGCAGATCGCGCTCTACTTCCAGCCCGCCGCGGACGACTTCGCCCAGCCGCACCTCGAAGCCCTGTTCGGCTTCCTGCCTCGCGTGGCGCTGGCCTCCATGGCGGCCTATCTGGTCTCCCAACTGCACGACGTATGGGCGTTTCACGCCATTCGGGAACGCACCGGCGAAAAATACCTGTGGCTGCGCAACAACGCCTCGACCATGCTGAGCCAGCTCCTCGACTCGGCCATATTCTGTTTCATCGCCTTCTGGGGCGTCTTCCCCATGAACGTGTTCATGGAAATCCTGCTCTCCACCTACATCATCAAGGTCGTGGTGGCCGCCATGGACACCCCGTTCATCTACCTGGCGAAACACCTGTTCCAGAAGGAACACACCCCGCAGAACGCGTAG